A DNA window from Hypanus sabinus isolate sHypSab1 chromosome 27, sHypSab1.hap1, whole genome shotgun sequence contains the following coding sequences:
- the LOC132381968 gene encoding guanylin-like: MRAVWASILLNASLQALSGVIVVRLGDHDFQLDDVIHLKEVMDNEIIERPRFTYLGTRSFCNNTKLPEAFKPICSKGDAPQVFYTLRQIAANPYLCTICAYVACVGCS; this comes from the exons ATGAGAGCAGTTTGGGCCAGCATTTTGCTCAACGCCTCCTTGCAAGCTCTTTCAGGAGTTATCGTTGTTCGG CTGGGGGACCATGATTTTCAATTGGATGATGTGATTCATCTGAAGGAGGTGATGGATAATGAGATCATCGAGAGGCCACGTTTCACCTACTTGGGAACCCGCTCCTtctgcaacaacacaaaactgcctGAAGCGTTTAAGCCGATCTGCAGCAAGGGAGATGCTCCCCAGGTCTTCTACACACTGA GGCAGATTGCTGCAAACCCTTATCTTTGTACCATTTGTGCCTACGTTGCTTGTGTTGGCTGCAGCTAA